From a region of the Nonlabens dokdonensis DSW-6 genome:
- a CDS encoding condensin complex protein MksE — MITKYTSEIFNVLRKGQFICSNSPDDDIKKLYKVLEDEETFEDLHEFFYQINYILEQGNEYYYFSRKENNVDLDRKLEKAFNWIDILDFFKTFDTSFDVGFRFSPSDIVNQLKNNADLKTKLEKLKKVSGDKKTNSERIKKIIEKLEKDNFISLENEITETYKVLTSFNYLKDIITTINIPEEIENEIPE, encoded by the coding sequence ATGATTACAAAATATACATCAGAAATTTTTAACGTGCTTCGCAAGGGACAATTTATCTGTTCAAATAGTCCTGATGATGACATTAAAAAACTTTACAAAGTTTTAGAAGATGAGGAAACTTTTGAAGACTTACACGAATTTTTTTATCAAATTAATTACATATTAGAGCAAGGCAACGAATATTATTATTTCAGTCGAAAAGAAAATAATGTTGACTTAGATAGAAAACTAGAAAAAGCCTTTAATTGGATTGATATTCTGGACTTTTTTAAAACTTTCGATACCTCTTTTGATGTCGGCTTTAGGTTTTCGCCATCAGACATTGTAAATCAATTAAAAAATAATGCTGATTTAAAAACGAAATTGGAAAAGCTTAAAAAAGTAAGTGGAGATAAAAAAACTAATTCTGAACGCATAAAAAAAATAATTGAAAAACTAGAAAAAGATAATTTCATATCCTTAGAAAATGAGATAACTGAAACTTACAAAGTGCTTACATCTTTTAATTATTTGAAGGACATTATAACAACTATTAATATTCCCGAAGAAATAGAAAATGAGATACCTGAATAA
- a CDS encoding ATP-binding protein → MRYLNKIVFINSASVQYAEIELDGNVHLIGTQGVGKSTLLRAILFFYNANKTKLGIPKQKKGFDDYYFQYQNSYIVYEILKDNIPFCVLAYKVNGKVAFRFFNSSYNRELFIDNNNKAFESWDSIRNAFGKEIYYTKLIKSYDEYRRIIYGDNSGLKPEFKKYALAESKQYQNIPRTIQNVLLNTNLEAKFIKDTIINSLNDEEFIIDIENYAKNHLRDFETQINDIKIWFKENRRGLIVVRKQADKIVDRYRAYNFLKRETKDLAYELATRMNFIENEKPLLNSSYSKEINELNVITKKRENLVKTHRRREQDIVSDLKLITTELGKAKQKLTEYENQNIKEIISKVSKKDTLTIEQKTLEDEKNLLTSKFAEISQKFEALIKQLQNQQQEFTNKQNSDIIKIKSDFGEHKSSIFDTYQKLISQINEENKDEIEKATNDLEKIKENEYSLKRSKSELKHKTFFLTEIEKFKANEKTLSNKISNSKNIILNATNETKTIRKEWELETKEVENTYNLSVERENEKSKKLRLKIENIENKIQQSKPSLYGWLNDNISDWQSTIGKVIDEDNVLFNTELNPKLIDTNSSTLFGIELNLNTLKNRIKSVKEYQQEIEVYNDEINEIQNAIQQLSTNKETSLSKLKIKFGKKLKELNEAIAENEYAISQNEAKFKKNKVDLEEWILKAKSEKEAVFQKLEDNLNEFASKKLKAEETLKNIKKGINRKQSLKEKERDTELKVLEETKNQKVSEINSAISKAKSAFDNRIQELKKEQSSELENKGADTKRLSHIESRLSKIKTDLEYIKENETLVIEYNKDKRELFDNVPQLKVDKASLEKKQSTIINEHKIELNKVNTKRTKQEKFVKSIQIQINEFDNDLKDFESFKLSDAFLNIKSYYEVPEPIADFDEQKKATTLIKEIIDKHSKSLSTYEELRQAVNLFNGNFNETNIFSFKTKLITKDDFLSFAFELKEFIEEDKIKEYEKRVNDRFAHIIHLIGRETTELNSKQGEIEKIIKKINDDFLGKNFIEAIKTMEIRTLESSNPIVKLLIKIKEFNDENSLVLGESNLFTSSESNTKNQKAVDLLKQLVKELEKSKNTNLTLSESFDLQFRIIENDNDSGRVEKLSNVGSNGTDILVKAMINISLLNVFKIDASKKFKDFKLHCMMDEIGTLHPTNQKGILRFANERNILLINGSPTSQNATDYKYTYKLAKEQSKTNSKKYITKINRLIKKVNTKVLN, encoded by the coding sequence ATGAGATACCTGAATAAAATAGTTTTTATAAATAGTGCATCTGTACAATATGCTGAAATCGAACTAGATGGAAATGTTCACTTAATTGGAACGCAAGGCGTAGGAAAAAGCACACTACTTCGTGCTATATTATTTTTTTACAATGCTAATAAAACCAAGCTTGGAATTCCGAAACAAAAGAAAGGATTTGATGATTATTACTTTCAGTATCAGAACTCTTACATCGTTTATGAAATACTAAAAGACAACATCCCTTTTTGTGTTTTAGCCTATAAAGTAAATGGTAAAGTTGCATTCCGATTTTTTAATTCTTCCTATAACAGAGAATTATTTATTGACAATAACAATAAAGCTTTTGAAAGTTGGGACAGTATCAGAAATGCATTTGGTAAAGAAATTTATTATACCAAACTCATAAAAAGTTATGACGAATATCGCAGAATCATTTATGGGGACAATAGCGGTTTAAAACCTGAATTTAAAAAGTATGCTCTAGCGGAAAGTAAGCAGTATCAAAATATACCAAGAACTATTCAAAATGTACTTCTAAACACCAATCTTGAAGCAAAATTTATTAAAGATACTATCATAAATTCTTTAAATGATGAGGAGTTTATAATAGATATTGAGAATTATGCAAAAAATCATTTACGTGATTTTGAAACGCAAATCAACGATATCAAAATATGGTTTAAAGAAAACAGAAGAGGACTGATTGTTGTTAGAAAACAAGCTGATAAAATAGTTGACCGATATAGAGCTTACAATTTTCTCAAAAGAGAAACAAAGGATTTAGCTTATGAGTTAGCTACTAGAATGAATTTTATAGAAAACGAAAAACCGCTTTTAAATTCTAGTTATTCCAAAGAAATCAATGAATTAAATGTTATAACAAAAAAAAGAGAAAACTTAGTAAAAACACATCGTAGAAGAGAGCAAGATATCGTTTCTGATTTAAAACTAATTACAACAGAATTAGGAAAAGCTAAACAGAAACTAACAGAATACGAAAATCAAAACATTAAAGAAATAATTTCAAAAGTTTCAAAAAAAGACACACTAACTATTGAGCAAAAGACTTTAGAAGACGAAAAAAATCTACTCACCTCAAAATTTGCAGAAATTAGTCAAAAATTTGAGGCTCTTATAAAACAACTTCAAAACCAACAGCAGGAGTTTACAAACAAACAGAACTCAGATATCATTAAAATAAAAAGTGACTTTGGAGAGCATAAATCTTCAATATTTGATACTTACCAGAAATTAATAAGTCAAATTAATGAAGAAAACAAAGATGAGATAGAAAAGGCAACTAATGACTTAGAAAAAATAAAAGAAAATGAATACAGCCTAAAGAGAAGCAAATCAGAATTAAAACATAAAACCTTTTTTTTAACAGAAATTGAGAAATTTAAAGCCAATGAAAAAACACTTAGTAACAAAATCTCAAACTCGAAAAACATCATTCTAAATGCCACAAACGAAACAAAAACAATTCGTAAAGAATGGGAATTAGAAACAAAAGAAGTTGAAAACACATATAATTTATCAGTTGAAAGAGAAAACGAAAAAAGTAAAAAACTAAGGTTGAAAATTGAGAATATCGAAAACAAAATTCAACAAAGCAAACCTTCTCTTTATGGTTGGTTAAACGATAACATTAGTGATTGGCAAAGTACCATAGGCAAAGTGATTGATGAAGACAATGTACTCTTCAACACAGAATTGAATCCTAAATTGATAGATACTAATTCCTCTACTCTATTTGGCATAGAGTTAAACTTAAATACATTAAAAAACAGGATTAAATCCGTAAAAGAATATCAGCAAGAAATTGAGGTTTACAATGATGAGATTAATGAAATCCAAAATGCTATTCAACAGCTTAGTACGAATAAAGAAACTAGCTTGAGTAAGCTAAAGATTAAATTTGGTAAAAAACTAAAAGAACTTAATGAGGCTATTGCAGAAAACGAATATGCCATTTCTCAAAACGAAGCGAAGTTTAAAAAGAATAAGGTTGATTTAGAGGAATGGATTTTAAAAGCAAAATCAGAAAAAGAAGCTGTTTTTCAAAAATTAGAAGATAATTTAAATGAATTTGCATCAAAGAAATTAAAAGCTGAAGAAACTTTAAAAAACATTAAGAAAGGAATAAATCGAAAACAAAGCTTAAAAGAAAAAGAAAGAGACACGGAGCTTAAAGTTTTAGAAGAAACTAAGAATCAGAAAGTTTCTGAAATAAATAGTGCTATCTCAAAGGCAAAATCAGCATTTGATAATCGAATTCAAGAATTGAAGAAAGAGCAAAGTTCTGAATTAGAAAACAAAGGAGCTGATACAAAAAGGCTTAGCCATATAGAAAGTAGATTAAGCAAAATTAAAACAGACCTAGAGTACATAAAAGAGAACGAAACACTTGTTATAGAATACAATAAAGACAAAAGAGAACTCTTTGACAATGTACCTCAATTAAAAGTTGATAAGGCAAGTTTAGAGAAAAAACAAAGTACAATAATCAATGAACATAAAATTGAACTGAATAAAGTCAACACAAAACGGACTAAACAAGAAAAATTTGTTAAGTCAATACAAATTCAAATTAATGAATTTGATAATGACTTAAAGGATTTTGAAAGTTTTAAGCTCTCAGATGCATTTCTAAATATTAAAAGCTATTACGAAGTTCCTGAACCTATTGCTGATTTTGATGAACAGAAGAAAGCCACAACATTAATCAAAGAAATTATTGATAAGCATTCAAAAAGTCTAAGCACTTATGAAGAACTAAGACAAGCCGTTAACTTATTTAATGGGAACTTTAATGAAACTAATATTTTTAGCTTCAAAACAAAATTAATTACAAAAGACGATTTTCTAAGCTTTGCATTCGAGCTCAAAGAGTTTATTGAAGAAGATAAAATTAAAGAATATGAAAAACGTGTGAATGATAGGTTTGCACACATAATTCATTTAATTGGCAGAGAAACAACAGAGCTGAACTCTAAACAAGGCGAAATTGAAAAAATAATTAAAAAAATAAATGATGATTTCCTAGGCAAAAACTTTATAGAAGCTATCAAGACAATGGAAATAAGAACGTTAGAAAGTTCAAATCCCATCGTAAAATTATTGATTAAGATAAAAGAGTTTAATGATGAAAATAGTTTAGTTTTAGGAGAATCAAATCTTTTTACCTCTTCAGAAAGTAACACAAAAAATCAAAAAGCAGTTGACCTACTGAAGCAACTTGTAAAAGAGTTAGAGAAATCAAAAAATACAAATTTAACGCTATCCGAATCTTTTGACCTACAATTTAGAATCATAGAAAACGATAACGACTCTGGTCGGGTGGAGAAGCTTTCTAATGTAGGAAGTAATGGCACAGATATTTTAGTTAAAGCAATGATTAATATTTCGTTATTGAATGTTTTTAAAATTGATGCTTCAAAGAAATTTAAAGATTTTAAGCTTCATTGTATGATGGATGAAATAGGAACACTTCATCCTACTAATCAAAAAGGAATTTTGAGATTTGCCAACGAAAGAAATATTTTACTCATCAATGGTTCGCCAACAAGTCAAAATGCAACAGATTATAAATACACTTATAAATTAGCCAAAGAACAGTCTAAAACTAATTCTAAAAAATACATTACTAAAATTAACAGATTGATTAAAAAAGTAAACACTAAAGTTCTTAATTAA
- a CDS encoding DUF7281 domain-containing protein: MKLSLKIAQVLVKLINGESIPNSLAKSSLIDALVAENIIYRKGKHKKSLELINEKGLHTFLANQLQITDVYSYISLKENPNATRAESTKITTDSKISNERAFKGFLVNSYNSITAELNNKQIIINPQKGSFIFIYDYESFKIPKEVTVVGVENTKNFSQINKQKYLFNKVNPLFISRYPQNQSKDFIKWMKSIPNNYMHFGDFDIAGIGIYINEYKKHLSEKASLFIPENIKIDLKKGNRERYDKQRINFKIDDIQEPKVLDLIELIKKEKKGLDQEYYINTNSQR, encoded by the coding sequence ATGAAGTTAAGCTTAAAAATAGCACAAGTGTTAGTAAAGCTAATCAATGGCGAATCAATTCCAAATAGTTTGGCTAAAAGTAGTCTAATAGATGCTTTAGTTGCTGAAAATATTATTTATCGAAAAGGAAAGCATAAAAAGTCGCTAGAGTTAATCAATGAAAAAGGACTGCATACATTTCTTGCAAATCAATTACAGATTACTGATGTATATAGCTATATTTCATTAAAAGAGAATCCAAATGCTACGCGTGCAGAATCAACCAAAATCACAACAGACTCAAAGATTTCAAATGAAAGAGCTTTTAAAGGATTTTTAGTAAATAGTTATAATTCTATAACAGCTGAATTAAACAACAAACAAATAATAATTAATCCTCAAAAAGGAAGTTTTATTTTTATTTATGACTATGAATCATTTAAAATTCCCAAAGAGGTAACAGTTGTTGGAGTTGAGAATACAAAAAATTTTAGTCAAATTAACAAACAGAAATACTTGTTTAATAAAGTCAATCCTTTATTCATATCACGCTATCCACAGAACCAAAGTAAAGACTTTATAAAATGGATGAAATCTATTCCAAATAATTATATGCATTTTGGAGATTTCGATATCGCAGGAATTGGAATTTATATAAATGAATATAAGAAACACTTATCGGAAAAAGCGTCCTTGTTTATTCCTGAAAATATTAAAATTGATTTGAAAAAAGGAAATAGAGAACGATATGATAAACAAAGAATAAATTTTAAGATAGACGATATACAAGAGCCAAAAGTTTTAGATTTAATTGAATTAATAAAAAAAGAAAAAAAAGGCTTAGACCAAGAATATTATATTAACACGAATAGCCAACGCTAA
- a CDS encoding autorepressor SdpR family transcription factor: MNSLFKALNDETRRQIVELLKEKDMNAGEIAEQFNISKPSISHHLDILKRADLITSEKKGQFVEYSLNTSILEDLISWILTLKK, encoded by the coding sequence ATGAATTCTTTATTCAAAGCTCTAAATGATGAAACTCGTAGACAAATTGTTGAGTTATTAAAAGAGAAAGATATGAATGCTGGAGAAATCGCAGAACAATTCAACATATCAAAACCTAGTATCTCACATCATCTTGATATTTTAAAAAGAGCAGATTTAATAACAAGCGAGAAAAAAGGGCAGTTTGTAGAATATTCATTAAACACAAGCATATTAGAAGACTTGATCAGCTGGATACTAACTTTAAAAAAATAA
- a CDS encoding SdpI family protein: protein MDLKKELPIIAIVLLPFIYLAYVWNQLPEKIPMHWNMQGEVDRYGDKAELLIIPFLLPLLVYLIFLVVPKIDPKKKLNKMGNKLQAIKFLMTTFMSILALFIIYTAKNESFANPNYIILFIGVLYVILGNYFKTIKANYFIGIRTPWTLENETVWKETHKLGGKMWFIGGLIVIVSSLLFEKQTNMILFIAITAVITIVPVGYSYLKFQNLKTQVK, encoded by the coding sequence ATGGACCTAAAAAAAGAATTACCCATTATAGCAATTGTATTATTACCTTTTATTTATTTGGCTTATGTCTGGAATCAATTGCCAGAAAAAATTCCTATGCATTGGAATATGCAAGGAGAAGTAGACAGATATGGTGACAAAGCGGAGTTGCTAATTATACCATTTTTATTGCCGCTTCTCGTTTATTTAATTTTTCTAGTTGTTCCTAAAATTGATCCCAAAAAGAAATTGAATAAAATGGGAAACAAACTTCAAGCGATCAAATTTTTAATGACCACATTTATGTCAATCTTAGCATTATTTATTATATACACAGCAAAAAATGAATCTTTTGCAAATCCAAATTATATAATACTGTTCATCGGAGTTTTATATGTAATTCTAGGTAATTATTTTAAAACAATTAAAGCAAATTACTTTATTGGAATTAGGACTCCTTGGACTTTAGAAAATGAAACGGTCTGGAAGGAAACTCACAAATTAGGCGGGAAAATGTGGTTTATCGGTGGATTGATAGTTATAGTTTCAAGCTTATTATTTGAAAAGCAAACAAATATGATACTATTTATTGCGATCACTGCTGTGATAACTATCGTCCCTGTAGGCTATTCCTATTTAAAATTTCAAAATCTTAAAACACAAGTAAAATGA
- a CDS encoding alpha/beta hydrolase family protein — protein MKTKLIYFLILTIISCPIYAQNNRPQEPKEPFDYISENVKFKNNLDSISLAGTITYPKNGSDFPAVILISGSGPQDRNSELMNHKPFLVIADYLTKQGIAVLRVDDRGTGESEGNYNETGLAGFVNDTQSALEFLKTRSEIDPSKIGLIGHSLGGTIAPIVANNNTDVSFIVILSGAGMRGDQLMLLQKEKIERQMGVPEIGITQGQNNMKGAYEIILKSKDDKIQLQTELKNYFTELFGAMLPENQIQTLSQQLSLPWLVDFIQNDPQTSLRNTKCPVLALNGSNDLQVPAEENLELIEKLLKENGNKDVTTQKLENLNHLFQESETGLPNEYATIEQTFSPKALEIITKWIKQRTK, from the coding sequence ATGAAAACTAAACTTATTTATTTTCTGATCCTAACGATAATTTCGTGCCCTATATATGCTCAAAATAATAGGCCTCAAGAACCTAAAGAGCCTTTTGATTATATAAGCGAAAATGTGAAATTTAAAAATAACCTGGACAGCATTTCTCTTGCGGGAACAATTACTTATCCAAAAAATGGCTCTGATTTCCCTGCGGTAATTTTAATAAGTGGCAGTGGACCGCAAGACAGAAATTCAGAACTAATGAACCATAAACCATTTCTGGTTATAGCTGATTATCTAACTAAACAAGGAATTGCAGTTTTAAGAGTTGATGATCGAGGAACTGGTGAATCTGAAGGTAATTATAATGAAACAGGACTTGCTGGGTTTGTAAATGACACTCAAAGTGCCTTAGAATTCTTAAAAACTCGAAGTGAGATAGATCCTTCTAAAATCGGATTAATTGGTCATAGTTTAGGTGGTACAATTGCACCAATCGTAGCTAATAATAATACCGATGTTTCGTTTATTGTTATTCTTTCTGGTGCTGGAATGAGAGGTGATCAATTGATGCTGTTACAAAAAGAGAAAATAGAACGGCAAATGGGCGTTCCAGAAATAGGAATTACACAAGGACAAAATAATATGAAAGGAGCATATGAGATTATTTTAAAATCAAAGGATGATAAAATCCAGTTACAAACGGAATTAAAAAATTATTTTACCGAATTATTTGGTGCCATGCTTCCTGAAAATCAAATTCAAACCCTTTCCCAACAATTGTCATTACCGTGGCTGGTAGATTTTATTCAAAATGATCCACAAACATCCTTGAGAAACACTAAATGTCCTGTTCTAGCGCTTAATGGATCAAATGATTTACAAGTGCCTGCAGAAGAAAATCTTGAACTGATTGAAAAACTATTGAAGGAAAATGGTAACAAAGATGTTACAACCCAAAAGTTAGAAAATTTGAATCATTTATTTCAAGAAAGTGAAACAGGATTACCTAACGAGTACGCTACTATTGAACAGACCTTCTCTCCAAAGGCATTGGAAATAATAACAAAATGGATTAAACAACGTACGAAATAA
- a CDS encoding DUF6090 family protein gives MIKFLRKYRLKTLLENKLGRYVFYAIGEIILVVIGILIALHINNLNENKKSDNQLSNIYNEVRLNLKSDLADIDEIIIEYQELQNRLEKMVTVEYSNILLDSITADNYLDCIPCQGDINSYIPFEIKDKGFELLKTFNDFNAKNNKELTNEILEFYTIKESANIVLDKLKEESFNNIKFFEEFPWYNDFMNGTYNPEAINFFAKNQRFKNKVITYKLIAIKNYLPLLKQYKVDATVLLNKLEKA, from the coding sequence ATGATAAAATTCTTAAGGAAATATAGACTGAAAACTCTACTTGAAAATAAATTAGGTAGATATGTGTTTTACGCAATTGGAGAGATCATACTTGTTGTTATTGGAATTTTAATTGCATTGCACATTAATAATTTGAATGAAAATAAAAAAAGTGACAACCAACTTAGTAATATTTACAATGAAGTTAGGTTAAACTTAAAGTCAGACCTTGCAGATATAGATGAAATAATAATCGAGTACCAAGAACTACAAAATAGACTTGAAAAAATGGTTACTGTAGAATATTCAAACATTCTTTTAGACTCGATTACTGCAGATAATTATTTGGATTGTATTCCCTGTCAAGGCGATATCAACTCTTATATACCATTTGAAATAAAAGATAAAGGTTTTGAACTACTTAAAACATTTAATGATTTTAATGCAAAGAACAATAAAGAATTGACTAATGAAATTCTCGAGTTTTATACGATCAAAGAGTCTGCAAACATTGTGCTCGATAAATTAAAAGAAGAATCATTTAATAATATAAAGTTTTTTGAAGAGTTCCCCTGGTATAATGACTTTATGAATGGTACATATAATCCTGAAGCAATAAACTTTTTTGCTAAAAATCAAAGGTTTAAAAATAAGGTGATAACTTATAAATTAATAGCTATTAAAAACTATTTGCCTTTATTAAAACAGTATAAAGTAGATGCGACTGTGTTATTAAATAAATTAGAAAAAGCCTAA
- a CDS encoding helix-turn-helix domain-containing protein — protein MNNLNLSVRVKELRNRKGFSQEMLAEESSLSLRTIQRIENDETVPRGDTLRRLAVALNTSPDDIIDWKIQEDQSYLRSMSLSALWFLIFPLLGIIIPLTMWMQKKDKLKSVNELGVSMLNFQITWTFFFTTILLFLLIVKSGSEWNFLSLLVLFSPIIILYIYNFIVIISNTIRISKNQDFKFRPSLPLIRK, from the coding sequence ATGAATAATTTGAATTTATCAGTAAGAGTAAAAGAATTAAGAAATAGAAAGGGGTTTTCCCAAGAGATGTTGGCTGAAGAATCTAGTTTAAGTTTACGAACCATCCAACGAATTGAAAACGATGAAACCGTTCCAAGAGGCGACACTTTAAGAAGATTGGCTGTTGCGTTAAATACTTCGCCTGATGATATCATAGATTGGAAAATACAAGAAGATCAAAGCTATTTAAGGTCAATGAGCCTATCAGCTCTTTGGTTTCTAATTTTCCCATTACTAGGAATAATAATTCCTCTTACAATGTGGATGCAAAAAAAGGATAAGCTTAAAAGCGTAAATGAATTAGGAGTATCTATGTTAAATTTTCAAATTACTTGGACATTTTTCTTTACGACTATTCTTCTTTTTCTGTTAATTGTAAAATCTGGTTCAGAATGGAATTTTCTTTCTCTATTAGTGCTCTTCTCGCCGATAATAATATTATATATCTATAATTTTATAGTTATTATATCTAACACAATAAGGATTAGTAAAAACCAAGATTTTAAATTCAGACCGTCATTACCTCTAATAAGAAAATAA